One Paraglaciecola mesophila genomic region harbors:
- a CDS encoding flagellar protein FlaG — MDINLSQVGKNVAVFADDTNSENLAGSRQTSAPLFETGLVKEASIEQAKEILLTADKELDEALQPNQQNLEEAISEVNEFVQTRNKQLNFSVDDDSGKQVVKVTDSDSGDVIRQIPTEEVLNLSRRIKELQMDVGSAVGMFFDKQA; from the coding sequence ATGGATATTAATCTTTCACAAGTTGGCAAGAATGTTGCTGTTTTTGCAGATGATACAAACTCTGAAAACCTAGCTGGCTCTCGGCAAACCAGCGCCCCTTTATTTGAAACGGGGCTAGTAAAGGAAGCTAGTATTGAGCAAGCTAAAGAGATTTTGCTAACCGCCGATAAAGAACTAGATGAGGCGTTGCAACCAAATCAGCAAAACTTGGAAGAAGCGATTTCAGAGGTGAATGAGTTTGTTCAAACGAGAAATAAGCAGTTGAATTTCTCGGTGGATGACGATAGTGGTAAACAAGTGGTTAAGGTGACCGACTCTGATAGCGGGGATGTCATTAGACAAATCCCGACTGAAGAGGTGCTTAATTTATCACGACGTATCAAAGAGTTGCAGATGGATGTTGGTTCAGCAGTGGGTATGTTTTTTGATAAACAGGCATAA